One genomic window of Canis lupus baileyi chromosome 24, mCanLup2.hap1, whole genome shotgun sequence includes the following:
- the EGR3 gene encoding early growth response protein 3 isoform X2, whose product MTGKLAEKLPVTMSSLLNQLPDNLYPEEIPSALNLFSGSSDSVAHYNQMATENVMDIGLTNEKPNPELSYSGSFQPAPGNKTVTYLGKFAFDSPSNWCQDNIISLMSAGILGVPPASGALSTQTSTASMVQPPQGDVEAMYPALPPYSNCSDLYSEPVSFHDPQGNPGLAYSPQDYQSAKPALDSNLFPMIPDYNLYHHPNDMGSIPEHKPFQGMDPIRVNPPPITPLETIKAFKDKQIHPGFGSLPQPPLTLKPIRPRKYPNRPSKTPLHERPHACPAEGCDRRFSRSDELTRHLRIHTGHKPFQCRICMRSFSRSDHLTTHIRTHTGEKPFACEFCGRKFARSDERKRHAKIHLKQKEKKAEKGGAPSASSAPPVSLAPVVTTCA is encoded by the exons ATGACCGGCAAACTCGCCGAGAAGCTGCCGGTGACCATGAGCAGTTTGCTAAACCAACTGCCTGACAATCTGTACCCCGAGGAGATCCCCAGCGCGCTCAACCTCTTCTCCGGCAGCAGCGACTCGGTAGCCCATTACAATCAGATGGCTACAG AGAATGTGATGGACATCGGTCTGACCAACGAGAAGCCCAACCCGGAACTCTCTTATTCGGGCTCCTTCCAGCCAGCCCCCGGCAACAAGACCGTGACCTACTTGGGAAAGTTCGCCTTCGACTCCCCTTCCAACTGGTGTCAGGACAACATCATTAGCCTCATGAGCGCCGGCATCTTGGGGGTGCCCCCGGCCTCAGGGGCACTCAGCACGCAGACCTCCACCGCCAGCATGGTGCAGCCGCCGCAGGGCGACGTGGAGGCCATGTACCCGGCGCTGCCCCCCTATTCTAACTGCAGTGATCTCTACTCGGAGCCTGTGTCTTTCCACGACCCCCAGGGCAACCCCGGGCTCGCCTATTCCCCCCAGGATTACCAATCGGCCAAGCCGGCCTTGGACAGCAATCTCTTCCCCATGATTCCTGACTACAACCTATATCACCACCCCAACGACATGGGCTCCATTCCGGAGCACAAGCCCTTCCAGGGCATGGACCCCATCCGGGTCAACCCGCCCCCTATTACCCCTCTGGAGACCATCAAGGCGTTCAAAGACAAGCAGATCCACCCGGGCTTTGGCAGCCTGCCCCAGCCGCCGCTCACGCTCAAGCCCATCCGGCCCCGCAAGTATCCCAACCGGCCCAGCAAGACCCCGCTCCACGAGCGGCCCCACGCGTGCCCGGCGGAGGGCTGCGACCGCCGTTTCAGTCGCTCGGACGAGCTGACCCGGCACCTGCGCATCCACACGGGCCACAAGCCCTTCCAGTGCCGGATCTGCATGCGGAGCTTCAGTCGCAGCGACCACCTTACCACTCACATCCGCACGCATACGGGCGAGAAGCCCTTTGCCTGCGAGTTCTGCGGGCGCAAGTTTGCGCGCAGCGACGAGCGCAAGCGCCACGCCAAGATCCACCTCAAGCAAAAGGAGAAGAAGGCGGAGAAGGGGGGTGCGCCCTCTGCGTCCTCGGCGCCCCCCGTATCCCTGGCCCCTGTGGTCACCACCTGCGCCTGA
- the EGR3 gene encoding early growth response protein 3 isoform X1 produces the protein MAGWLAGWRDGWMERWMDGWRDGGRAGNFPGGELLFPPTPPALPDREGSVGDATVEASVLPGGGSRRPEGENVMDIGLTNEKPNPELSYSGSFQPAPGNKTVTYLGKFAFDSPSNWCQDNIISLMSAGILGVPPASGALSTQTSTASMVQPPQGDVEAMYPALPPYSNCSDLYSEPVSFHDPQGNPGLAYSPQDYQSAKPALDSNLFPMIPDYNLYHHPNDMGSIPEHKPFQGMDPIRVNPPPITPLETIKAFKDKQIHPGFGSLPQPPLTLKPIRPRKYPNRPSKTPLHERPHACPAEGCDRRFSRSDELTRHLRIHTGHKPFQCRICMRSFSRSDHLTTHIRTHTGEKPFACEFCGRKFARSDERKRHAKIHLKQKEKKAEKGGAPSASSAPPVSLAPVVTTCA, from the exons atggctggctggctggctggatggagagatggatggatggagagatggatggatggatggagagatgggggGCGCGCTGGAAATTTTCCGGGGGGCGAGTTGCTTTTCCCACCCACTCCTCCCGCCCTCCCCGATCGGGAAGGCTCGGTTGGCGACGCCACGGTAGAGGCTTCGGTTCTCCCGGGTGGGGGCAGCCGCCGACCAGAGGGAG AGAATGTGATGGACATCGGTCTGACCAACGAGAAGCCCAACCCGGAACTCTCTTATTCGGGCTCCTTCCAGCCAGCCCCCGGCAACAAGACCGTGACCTACTTGGGAAAGTTCGCCTTCGACTCCCCTTCCAACTGGTGTCAGGACAACATCATTAGCCTCATGAGCGCCGGCATCTTGGGGGTGCCCCCGGCCTCAGGGGCACTCAGCACGCAGACCTCCACCGCCAGCATGGTGCAGCCGCCGCAGGGCGACGTGGAGGCCATGTACCCGGCGCTGCCCCCCTATTCTAACTGCAGTGATCTCTACTCGGAGCCTGTGTCTTTCCACGACCCCCAGGGCAACCCCGGGCTCGCCTATTCCCCCCAGGATTACCAATCGGCCAAGCCGGCCTTGGACAGCAATCTCTTCCCCATGATTCCTGACTACAACCTATATCACCACCCCAACGACATGGGCTCCATTCCGGAGCACAAGCCCTTCCAGGGCATGGACCCCATCCGGGTCAACCCGCCCCCTATTACCCCTCTGGAGACCATCAAGGCGTTCAAAGACAAGCAGATCCACCCGGGCTTTGGCAGCCTGCCCCAGCCGCCGCTCACGCTCAAGCCCATCCGGCCCCGCAAGTATCCCAACCGGCCCAGCAAGACCCCGCTCCACGAGCGGCCCCACGCGTGCCCGGCGGAGGGCTGCGACCGCCGTTTCAGTCGCTCGGACGAGCTGACCCGGCACCTGCGCATCCACACGGGCCACAAGCCCTTCCAGTGCCGGATCTGCATGCGGAGCTTCAGTCGCAGCGACCACCTTACCACTCACATCCGCACGCATACGGGCGAGAAGCCCTTTGCCTGCGAGTTCTGCGGGCGCAAGTTTGCGCGCAGCGACGAGCGCAAGCGCCACGCCAAGATCCACCTCAAGCAAAAGGAGAAGAAGGCGGAGAAGGGGGGTGCGCCCTCTGCGTCCTCGGCGCCCCCCGTATCCCTGGCCCCTGTGGTCACCACCTGCGCCTGA
- the EGR3 gene encoding early growth response protein 3 isoform X3 yields MEPCAAWSPRGGRENVMDIGLTNEKPNPELSYSGSFQPAPGNKTVTYLGKFAFDSPSNWCQDNIISLMSAGILGVPPASGALSTQTSTASMVQPPQGDVEAMYPALPPYSNCSDLYSEPVSFHDPQGNPGLAYSPQDYQSAKPALDSNLFPMIPDYNLYHHPNDMGSIPEHKPFQGMDPIRVNPPPITPLETIKAFKDKQIHPGFGSLPQPPLTLKPIRPRKYPNRPSKTPLHERPHACPAEGCDRRFSRSDELTRHLRIHTGHKPFQCRICMRSFSRSDHLTTHIRTHTGEKPFACEFCGRKFARSDERKRHAKIHLKQKEKKAEKGGAPSASSAPPVSLAPVVTTCA; encoded by the exons ATGGAGCCATGTGCGGCGTGGAGTCCCCGCGGTGGGAGAG AGAATGTGATGGACATCGGTCTGACCAACGAGAAGCCCAACCCGGAACTCTCTTATTCGGGCTCCTTCCAGCCAGCCCCCGGCAACAAGACCGTGACCTACTTGGGAAAGTTCGCCTTCGACTCCCCTTCCAACTGGTGTCAGGACAACATCATTAGCCTCATGAGCGCCGGCATCTTGGGGGTGCCCCCGGCCTCAGGGGCACTCAGCACGCAGACCTCCACCGCCAGCATGGTGCAGCCGCCGCAGGGCGACGTGGAGGCCATGTACCCGGCGCTGCCCCCCTATTCTAACTGCAGTGATCTCTACTCGGAGCCTGTGTCTTTCCACGACCCCCAGGGCAACCCCGGGCTCGCCTATTCCCCCCAGGATTACCAATCGGCCAAGCCGGCCTTGGACAGCAATCTCTTCCCCATGATTCCTGACTACAACCTATATCACCACCCCAACGACATGGGCTCCATTCCGGAGCACAAGCCCTTCCAGGGCATGGACCCCATCCGGGTCAACCCGCCCCCTATTACCCCTCTGGAGACCATCAAGGCGTTCAAAGACAAGCAGATCCACCCGGGCTTTGGCAGCCTGCCCCAGCCGCCGCTCACGCTCAAGCCCATCCGGCCCCGCAAGTATCCCAACCGGCCCAGCAAGACCCCGCTCCACGAGCGGCCCCACGCGTGCCCGGCGGAGGGCTGCGACCGCCGTTTCAGTCGCTCGGACGAGCTGACCCGGCACCTGCGCATCCACACGGGCCACAAGCCCTTCCAGTGCCGGATCTGCATGCGGAGCTTCAGTCGCAGCGACCACCTTACCACTCACATCCGCACGCATACGGGCGAGAAGCCCTTTGCCTGCGAGTTCTGCGGGCGCAAGTTTGCGCGCAGCGACGAGCGCAAGCGCCACGCCAAGATCCACCTCAAGCAAAAGGAGAAGAAGGCGGAGAAGGGGGGTGCGCCCTCTGCGTCCTCGGCGCCCCCCGTATCCCTGGCCCCTGTGGTCACCACCTGCGCCTGA